Within the Setaria viridis chromosome 3, Setaria_viridis_v4.0, whole genome shotgun sequence genome, the region AATCGCAAAACCATCTACTTTGGCATCAACACTAGTGGTGGCTCGTAGGTTATGAGAAACAAATCTCTCTCACTTAACATAGACTTGCAATTAAAATTGATTCTTGACATAGAAGGGGTTCCCCCAGTTTCTTTCTTGAAGGTGCGTTCCGGGCATGCCAGCAGAATCATCTTGTTTGTATATGCTGGCATTCAAAAGCTGTATAGTTGAGATGCACGAGATGCATGCCCGTTATTATTTATTGTtgcattctttcttttttggtcATATGCTGAACAAAAGTTTGCCGACAAGATATGTGTTGAACTGCTCCAAAGGTACTTTGGTTACATTATAACTACTTCAGGTTTACAAAATCTACAAAGTACTAGATATTTATGGCCACGTTAATTTTTTTAGTTGGACGCTGGACAAAACGTTTGCCGATAAGATGATATGTGTAGAACTGCTCCAAAGATACTTCCTCGgatccaaattgtaggtcgttttgacttttctaagttcatagatattattatatacttaggcatacactatatctagatgcataataatatctacgaaCCTAAAAAAGgataaaacgatctacaatttagaacggagggaatacTTAATTAGGTCTACAAAATGTCCAGATAGATAGATATTTATGGTCAGTTGTCTTATTGTTGAGTTGTGTCGACGTCAAACGTCATATATTTGCCATTGATGGGCGGTCCGTTCCCTGGAACAAACTGTTTATCTTATGGTTCATCCATTTTGATTCACAAACCTGTCACCCGTGCGACGGAGGGAAATCTGACGTCGCCTCTGATACGCTAGTGATCCGCATCGCTTCCCTTTTGGATGGGATATGTTGATGTTGCGATTGTAcccaaaaagaaaagatggatCCAGCTTTCTCGAGTGTCAATTGTCTCGTCTCGTCTGCACAGTTCTTAGCGAAAGGGGAGGAAAAGATGCGAATGCGATGCTGCTGCCGTCAGACAGCATTTGTTGAGCAGCCCGTCCATTGCCACCCACGTAAAAGACTGCCCATTTTCTTGGCTCGAAAGAGCCCGCTTCACTCCACTGCCACACACTGGGTTTCCCCTGTTTGACCGCGCGCGGATACGAACCCTTGGATGGAGGCAACTCAGGTGGATCACCCACCAAAAATCGTGATGCGACTATTTCTTCGAGGTGATCCAAGGTCAAGAAAATGGGAAGAAAAATGAGGCACCAAATTGTCAAGATAATTCACATCGTGCTCAAAGGTACAACAAGCTCAATTCACAAGCCAGAGATCCAAActtcgatgatgatgaagaagaagcatCACAGAAGTATTTGTAAATTGTGCTACCACTACATCACGCAGAGCACGCGAGCGGGAGCTCCGGCGAGGCTACGCCGGCGAGGTGGCCTCGAAGAGGTCCTCTCCGAGGTCGCCGTCGACCTCGTCCCCGGTGATCCGGTCGAGCACGAGCACGATCCCcatggcgaaggcggcgtcgaAGCCGGCGCGCACCCAGAGCACGAACACGTCCCGCCCCATCACCACGTGCGCGTCCTCGTCCACCTTCCGCCtcacctccgccaccaccacgtcctcctcctcctccttgccgccTCCCTCGCTCGCGCCCCAGGCCTTGGAGGCCACGACGCGGCAGCACCGGCGCGGGAACGACCCGTCGACGTGGAACTCGCCCGTGGCGCCCGGGGCGAGGAGGtcgacgaggacggcggcggcgcccgtccCGTGCCCGAGGATGGAGGAGCGGCGCGCGGAGAAGAGGGGCTtctggtggccgtggccggcgccgccgtccccgaggAAGCCGTCCCATCGGTTGTGCAGgctggggcggtggcggcgcaccgTGAGCACGGGCTCCCCCTCGGCGTCCAGCAGCGCGAGGtcccccgccgcggccccgCCCCCGCACTCCCCGCCGCGCCCGTATGTCTCGACGCGGAACGCCAGCGCCCCCGTCCGGTGGTCGTACGCCTCCAGCCCGTCCCCCGGCTTGAAGAGCGTCGTCTTCCGCACCGTCAGCTTCCGGTCCTCCCCGCCGCAGTGCTCCTCCCCCACTatcaccacctgctgctgccccatccctccctcccctcccctgctcTCGCCTGCCTCTCTGCAACCTGGCCTCCGACTCAGCGTGCTGCACGCCGGTGGATAGCGCTGTGCCGGGGAGCTAGCGGCGGGGGGCTAGAGCCTAGACGGCTAGTAGTTTGGTTATTTATGAGGAAGCCTTAAGATCTCGGCGTTCGCTTTCGCGTCGCCCTCGCGGGGAGGGAGAGGCGCGCGCTCCTCTGTTTATACACGCCGGCCATGGGCGAGGGTGTGGGGCCAGGAGCGGGGGTGGATTTGATTCGATTCGCCGTCCGGCCGCCGTCGGTCGCCGAGTCCACAAGGTTAGACGCGGGAAAACAACGGGGGAAGGGAAGCAAAGCAAGCGATGAATTCGGGTTGGATTTGGATGCGTATTAACGCGACGATAACGTAGTATAATGCGCACGAAACAGTGTTGACGTGATTGCGTGGAATCGTATGGCTTGGATAAAGCTGGAGCTTTGCCGGGAGATAAGCATAGCGATGAGTAGCTAAGGGCAACCGCAGGCTATAGAGAGCAGATTCTCTGTAACATGTCCACATCAGCTAtaaatattactccctccgttccaaattataagtcattccaactttcttggagagtcaaacatttttatgtttgaccaaaattatagagaaaattacaaaagtttatagcaccgaatagatatactatgaaaatatatttaatgaagaaaccaatggtacctatttgatattacgaatgttagcacttttttgtataaatttggtcaaacttgagatgctttgactctccaagaaaattagaatgacttataatttggaacggagggagtacttataAACTAGCCACCCAACAACTTATAAACTAGCCACTCAACAGACTCACTATAACATTTATTTTTAACCGTACTGAGCCCAGATGTCAGTATTTTTTAATTatcgtcctcctccttctcttcccttcATCCCCATCTTCCCCACACCGGTAGCCAGCCCGTATTGCCGCTCCCCAAGCCGGCGGGCTGGCTTCCTCTGCTGCAGCCCCGCCTCTGCTCATGCTCCTTCACGCCTAGCCCGCCTCGGGCGCTCCTCCTTGTCTGCACCGATGGCTCCTCCTCCACGCCACCACCCGCTCCTCCTTGCCACCACCGTGGTTGTGGTCCTCGACACCTCCACCTGCGCGCGGTCGCGGCGCGCCCTTTCCACCCACCCGTAGCAACGGAGATGAGACCGACCTCCGCCCCCGACGGGGGCTGcctgtggcggcggtggcgaggtcgCGCGCTGCCCCTGATGGAGGCAGCCCGCGACGGTGGCCACGCGCCGAGCCTCGTCCGCCACCGTCTCCGGCAAGCCACGGATCGCTCCACCAAAAGCCACGAGAACCAGCGACCAATCCCTCTGGCACACCACCATCCTgcccactcctcctcctcacgtCCCCACGCTCGTCGGCTGTGCCGTCCCCACCCCCGTGGTCGCTGGCccaccgcggccggcggcctgcGCCGTTCTCGCCCCTATGCTAGTCGGCCATGCCGCCCCCACCCCACGCTTGTCGGCCACGGCAACCCGCGTGGCCGTcccgtcccctccccctcctcacGACTCGTCCACGCTCCGTGCTGGCGGTCATGCCCTTCCGCCGTGGCGTGCTCTGCCCGCTACCCGCGCCCATCTCGGCAGGATGGCAGGAGCTCGGCTGGCGGCACCGAGCAACGGAGGTGTGGAGAGGCCGGACCGCAAGgcagagagagaagagagaagaaaggcAGCGCGCTGTTGGTCCCGCTTAATGCGGGGACTAGCGGCTCTCGCCAGCTCCAAAGCCACTCCACTCTCTCTCGTCCATAGCTCTCTTGTAGAGAGTTTGTCGGCTCCATTGCGGGTGCCCTAAGACTTGTCGAAGCACACACAGGGGCACAGGCTGTCTGCAGCCGGCGTGCCCGTGCAGATATGGCAATTGGCAAACCATGTACGGTATAACAGTAACACCACGGCTCGTCTGCGGTGAAGCTCTGGATCCGCCAACAAAAACAACGCCCTTGCGATTCGTCCTTCGTT harbors:
- the LOC117850766 gene encoding protein LURP-one-related 5-like, whose protein sequence is MGQQQVVIVGEEHCGGEDRKLTVRKTTLFKPGDGLEAYDHRTGALAFRVETYGRGGECGGGAAAGDLALLDAEGEPVLTVRRHRPSLHNRWDGFLGDGGAGHGHQKPLFSARRSSILGHGTGAAAVLVDLLAPGATGEFHVDGSFPRRCCRVVASKAWGASEGGGKEEEEDVVVAEVRRKVDEDAHVVMGRDVFVLWVRAGFDAAFAMGIVLVLDRITGDEVDGDLGEDLFEATSPA